In Nicotiana tabacum cultivar K326 chromosome 11, ASM71507v2, whole genome shotgun sequence, a single window of DNA contains:
- the LOC107788330 gene encoding GDSL esterase/lipase At5g03980: MLTYLNSTIDIESWAMALLIQVLISFLVVQQCFQKSDAQLMLQIPALSKCGFDKIYQLGDSLSDTGNFIRLSIWGSVSPFAKLPYGVNFFKKGTGRASDGMIIIDFIALESGLPLLNPYMDQNANFAHGANFAVIGATALEAGVLAEKKIFNPLGNGSLDMQLGWMSSHFQYTCHNDCSEYLKSSLFLVGEIGGNEFFYGLTQGKTMEELRNMVPEVVQNIVEAVNTVTGFGAIRIFIPGNFPIGCLPMTLTTFLTNNSMAYDENYCLKDLNSLAIFYNENQQQAIEDLKKKNPNVTLIYGDYYNAYQWLLQNTVNHGFDQNSLRKACCGEGGYYNYDAKRHCGFPGVPVCADPSTYISWDGVHLTEKAYSLIARWLIDDILPQLEC, encoded by the exons ATGCTAACATATCTGAATTCCACCATTGATATAGAGAGTTGGGCAATGGCATTATTGATTCAAGTGCTTATCAGTTTCTTAGTTGTTCAACAATGTTTCCAGAAAAGTGACGCTCAACTAATGCTTCAAATTCCTGCACTAAGCAAGTGTGGATTCGATAAGATATATCAGCTGGGTGACTCACTTTCAGATACAGGGAATTTCATCAGACTAAGCATTTGGGGATCTGTTTCTCCATTTGCAAAGCTTCCTTATGGTGTAAATTTCTTCAAGAAAGGAACTGGCCGCGCTTCTGATGGAATGATTATCATTGATTTCATAG CACTCGAATCTGGTCTTCCTCTGCTAAATCCTTACATGGATCAAAATGCAAATTTTGCGCATGGTGCAAATTTTGCAGTAATAGGAGCTACTGCTTTAGAAGCCGGAGTCCTAGCAGAGAAGAAAATTTTCAATCCACTCGGCAATGGTTCATTAGATATGCAACTTGGTTGGATGTCTTCACATTTCCAGTACACTTGCCATAATG ACTGCTCAGAGTATCTTAAGAGTTCTCTCTTCCTGGTCGGAGAAATAGGAGGAAATGAGTTCTTTTACGGCTTAACCCAAGGTAAAACAATGGAAGAGTTGAGAAATATGGTGCCAGAAGTTGTTCAAAATATTGTAGAAGCTGTTAAT ACAGTTACTGGTTTTGGCGCTATTCGAATTTTTATTCCTGGCAATTTCCCCATTGGTTGTCTCCCGATGACCTTAACAACATTCTTGACCAACAACTCTATGGCATATGATGAAAACTATTGCTTGAAAGATTTAAATAGTTTGGCGATATTCTACAATGAGAATCAGCAACAAGCCATCGAAGACTTGAAGAAAAAGAATCCGAATGTAACACTCATCTATGGTGATTACTACAATGCCTATCAGTGGCTTCTGCAAAATACTGTGAATCATG GATTTGACCAAAACTCTCTACGAAAAGCTTGCTGCGGAGAAGGAGGTTATTATAATTATGATGCAAAGAGACACTGTGGATTTCCAGGAGTCCCAGTTTGTGCAGACCCTAGTACTTATATCAGTTGGGATGGAGTCCATTTGACAGAAAAAGCCTACAGTTTGATTGCAAGGTGGCTAATTGATGACATTTTACCCCAATTGGAATGCTAA